One Polyangiaceae bacterium DNA window includes the following coding sequences:
- a CDS encoding ankyrin repeat domain-containing protein → MSNALLEAIRSRDVDRLATLLAAGADPNEAGKSRYSGRDVPPLHAAIWELEGSGEDDPDGPEPPGPIDSVVLLLRYGAKVKGWDVDKEGDPLLIAVFNNHIEAVRLLLAAGADSNVCDDEGDSPLRICAEKGYLEMARLLLLCGATKTIHAGAGPTGMNALGFAATRLHVDMVRLLLAHGADPLIEDGDDMTTFRRLGLTVKFGRVPEDPAAQERLREIRKLLGEPFA, encoded by the coding sequence ATGTCTAACGCACTTCTCGAGGCCATTCGATCACGCGACGTCGATCGCCTGGCGACGCTCCTCGCCGCCGGCGCGGATCCGAATGAAGCTGGCAAATCTCGCTACAGTGGTCGAGATGTCCCCCCATTGCACGCGGCGATTTGGGAGCTCGAAGGATCTGGCGAGGACGACCCTGACGGGCCGGAGCCTCCAGGTCCGATCGACTCCGTCGTGCTGCTCCTGCGGTATGGCGCCAAAGTCAAGGGTTGGGACGTGGACAAAGAAGGGGATCCGCTCTTAATCGCCGTGTTCAATAACCACATCGAAGCCGTGCGGCTCCTGCTGGCCGCGGGCGCAGATTCCAACGTCTGCGATGACGAGGGCGATTCGCCGCTTCGCATCTGCGCGGAGAAAGGCTATCTGGAGATGGCGCGGCTCCTCCTCCTCTGCGGGGCCACCAAGACCATCCACGCGGGAGCAGGGCCGACTGGCATGAATGCACTGGGGTTCGCTGCAACCAGGCTCCATGTCGACATGGTGCGGCTCCTCCTCGCTCATGGCGCAGATCCCCTGATCGAGGACGGTGACGATATGACAACGTTCAGGCGACTCGGGCTCACGGTCAAGTTTGGTCGCGTCCCCGAGGATCCCGCCGCCCAGGAGCGCCTTCGGGAGATTCGCAAGCTGCTCGGCGAGCCGTTTGCGTAG
- a CDS encoding 1-acyl-sn-glycerol-3-phosphate acyltransferase, whose translation MTSLRPVRYTDRVGSFVVPHEPVPSLDTVKDGFDALVEKARARVRPDDLDARDPAFIARVMPLLGVLYDHYFRTETEFVEPFVEGPALVVANHNAMTGTPDMFCHMLAFWRTYSPARRSYGLMHDLPFGLPGAGPVLNAMGAIKASPINAARALDQGAAVLVFPGGDLDACRPFSRRYEIEFGKRRGFVRTALRHGVPIVPIVSAGAHHSLYVMTDGRKIAEALGLPDIMRWNVAPIGLALPWGLFALAPLPHLPPPVKIHTRILAPIRPGLPASAADDPDAVEHVFTLVRDTMQGAMDELKRLGRHGLFPKP comes from the coding sequence ATGACAAGCCTTCGTCCGGTTCGGTATACGGATCGAGTGGGGTCTTTCGTCGTTCCGCACGAGCCGGTTCCATCCCTCGACACCGTGAAGGACGGTTTCGACGCGCTCGTCGAGAAAGCTCGCGCGCGCGTTCGTCCGGACGACCTCGATGCGCGTGATCCCGCGTTCATCGCGCGCGTGATGCCGCTGCTCGGCGTGCTCTACGATCACTACTTCCGCACGGAGACCGAGTTCGTCGAGCCGTTCGTCGAAGGCCCCGCGCTCGTGGTGGCAAACCACAACGCCATGACCGGCACGCCGGACATGTTCTGCCACATGCTCGCGTTTTGGCGCACCTACTCGCCCGCGCGACGCTCCTACGGCCTCATGCACGACCTGCCCTTCGGTTTGCCCGGAGCAGGCCCCGTGCTGAACGCGATGGGCGCCATCAAGGCATCGCCCATCAACGCTGCGCGCGCGCTCGATCAAGGCGCCGCCGTGCTCGTCTTCCCAGGCGGAGACCTCGATGCGTGCAGACCCTTCTCACGACGCTACGAAATTGAATTCGGCAAGCGTCGAGGGTTTGTCCGAACGGCGCTACGACATGGCGTCCCCATCGTGCCCATCGTGAGCGCTGGGGCGCATCATTCGCTGTACGTCATGACCGATGGCCGAAAGATCGCCGAGGCGCTTGGCTTGCCCGACATCATGCGATGGAACGTCGCCCCCATCGGCCTCGCGCTGCCCTGGGGCCTCTTTGCGCTCGCACCCCTGCCCCACTTGCCTCCGCCCGTGAAAATTCACACCCGCATTCTCGCGCCCATCCGGCCGGGCTTGCCAGCTTCGGCCGCCGACGACCCGGACGCCGTCGAACACGTCTTCACGCTCGTGCGGGACACGATGCAAGGCGCCATGGACGAGCTGAAACGGCTCGGCCGCCATGGCCTCTTTCCAAAGCCATGA
- a CDS encoding DUF192 domain-containing protein, which translates to MTTFRLAAFVLVSSMFGCEPRIEEPVPPSRDARPNIPPSPQPTADATTKKPAESGRCVFPTPDKPKRTLAHPGPDPKCPADPEVPPNLRTGKVVFPGAKDKPAIVSVEIAERPRDRARGLMFRTNMPEDRGMIFTFNEAPEVHQFWMRNTCIPLDMLFVDRDGVIVGIEENVPTMNDSTYAVPCPSSYVIEVNAGYCRRHGIVAGQRLSSKASDHHMQASAPSHLT; encoded by the coding sequence ATGACGACTTTCCGACTTGCAGCATTCGTGCTCGTTTCGAGCATGTTCGGGTGTGAGCCGCGCATCGAAGAACCCGTGCCTCCGTCCCGAGACGCTCGCCCCAACATCCCGCCCTCACCGCAGCCAACTGCCGACGCGACCACCAAAAAGCCGGCCGAATCGGGGCGATGCGTGTTCCCAACGCCGGACAAACCCAAACGAACACTCGCGCACCCAGGCCCCGATCCGAAGTGCCCCGCGGACCCGGAAGTGCCGCCGAATTTGCGCACAGGGAAGGTGGTTTTCCCCGGCGCCAAAGACAAACCTGCGATCGTTTCCGTGGAGATTGCCGAACGCCCGCGCGACCGAGCTCGCGGGCTCATGTTCCGCACGAACATGCCCGAAGATCGCGGCATGATCTTCACCTTCAACGAAGCACCCGAGGTGCATCAGTTCTGGATGCGCAACACCTGCATCCCGCTCGACATGCTCTTCGTCGATCGCGACGGCGTCATCGTGGGCATCGAAGAAAACGTTCCGACGATGAACGATTCGACCTACGCCGTGCCGTGTCCATCATCGTACGTCATCGAGGTCAACGCGGGGTATTGTCGCAGGCACGGTATCGTTGCAGGTCAAAGATTGAGCTCGAAGGCATCTGACCATCACATGCAAGCTTCCGCGCCTTCGCACTTGACGTAA
- a CDS encoding peptidylprolyl isomerase: protein MLASACDSAPPEPVAEPRFQAQNVQVAGNGQGQAKPAKTAAPTVSLPKPAKKKVSAKPVAEVKPSEDDPVKGKWTLADATKGLPAGKTITATIETDMGNIECKLFDDKAPITVANFVGLARGIRPWKTPEGKWEKKPAYDDTVFHRIIKGFMIQGGDAKKNGSGEAGYVIPDEVWEDANHDRAGLLCMANRGPNTNSAQFFIMDDAAFHLDGGYTIFGECGPVETIHKIASVAVVRDRPETPPVIKKVTITRK, encoded by the coding sequence ATGCTCGCGAGCGCATGCGACTCGGCACCGCCCGAACCCGTCGCGGAGCCGAGGTTTCAGGCGCAAAACGTTCAAGTTGCGGGGAACGGGCAGGGCCAGGCAAAGCCCGCAAAGACGGCCGCGCCGACTGTTTCGCTCCCCAAGCCCGCGAAGAAGAAGGTCTCGGCCAAACCCGTCGCCGAGGTCAAACCGAGCGAGGACGATCCGGTCAAGGGCAAGTGGACGCTCGCCGACGCGACGAAGGGTTTGCCCGCGGGCAAAACGATCACCGCGACGATCGAAACGGACATGGGGAACATCGAGTGCAAGCTCTTCGACGACAAGGCGCCGATCACGGTCGCGAACTTCGTCGGGCTCGCTCGAGGCATCCGTCCGTGGAAAACGCCCGAGGGCAAGTGGGAGAAGAAGCCGGCGTACGACGACACGGTGTTTCACCGCATCATCAAGGGATTCATGATCCAAGGTGGAGATGCGAAGAAGAACGGATCGGGCGAAGCTGGTTACGTGATTCCGGACGAGGTTTGGGAGGACGCCAATCACGATCGAGCGGGGCTGCTTTGCATGGCGAACCGAGGCCCAAACACCAACAGCGCCCAGTTTTTCATCATGGATGATGCCGCGTTTCACCTCGACGGCGGCTACACGATCTTCGGCGAATGCGGCCCTGTGGAGACGATTCACAAGATCGCGAGCGTCGCGGTCGTGCGCGACAGGCCCGAGACCCCACCGGTCATCAAGAAGGTGACCATCACGCGCAAGTAA
- a CDS encoding DUF262 domain-containing protein: MGSEGAIRLERRPEARSFTVGEILLAVRDGKIRVPEFQRPLRWKSQNVLDFFDSIYRGIPVGTLLFSRDKADAQTLHFGPVGIDAPAMSDALFVVDGQQRITSLAAAILHPDKTPRNGLFAVWFDLEMERFVRVTTTTPPLTWIPLNIAGNRKATMKWVHEWPLQHELPELVDRAFELNDRIEGFSIPVYIVERASQEALRVIFNRTNTRGMQLRENEVFDALPGRQKADSVKTTIARLADSTGFGLLNPDWFLDCYKAVEGLDPGTTFRDDMAELPSLRRAEEALRRAISFLIDDVGIPHVKMLPYKLPLLILARFFAIHADPEPRARRQLSWWVWRGALGGQHAEANHARLRELLATIGAAPYTSIERLLATTPQRQFMGDFVVQLMDFCEKCNWDGRAARSRLFALALYHFRPCDPLTGEPLSQSALQDFLNEHELGKLIIDVSGSQHGVLALHVALVTKRHVKYLADASVEVRKSHVLDDMAVDALRRRDWKEFTQYRSQELSSRMAQFFNLKVGSFDNTRPSVAAIVRHVDILAKSA, translated from the coding sequence ATGGGTAGCGAAGGGGCCATCCGACTCGAGCGTCGACCTGAAGCGCGTTCTTTCACTGTGGGGGAAATACTCCTTGCGGTGCGTGACGGTAAGATTCGCGTCCCCGAATTCCAGCGTCCCCTGCGCTGGAAGTCGCAAAACGTCCTTGATTTCTTCGACAGCATCTACCGCGGTATTCCGGTCGGAACGCTTCTTTTTTCTCGAGACAAGGCGGACGCCCAAACGTTACATTTCGGTCCGGTCGGGATCGATGCCCCAGCGATGAGTGACGCGCTCTTCGTTGTCGATGGGCAGCAGAGAATCACGAGTCTCGCTGCAGCCATTCTTCACCCGGACAAGACTCCTCGTAATGGGCTCTTTGCCGTATGGTTCGATTTGGAAATGGAGCGGTTTGTCCGCGTGACCACCACAACACCCCCGCTCACGTGGATACCGCTCAATATTGCGGGTAATCGCAAGGCAACCATGAAATGGGTGCATGAGTGGCCATTGCAACACGAATTGCCCGAGTTGGTCGATCGGGCATTCGAATTGAACGACCGCATCGAAGGGTTTTCGATTCCGGTTTACATTGTGGAGCGAGCCTCGCAGGAGGCATTGCGGGTGATTTTCAACCGAACCAATACGAGGGGGATGCAACTGCGCGAAAACGAGGTTTTCGACGCACTCCCTGGTCGGCAGAAAGCTGATTCGGTCAAAACGACCATTGCTCGCCTTGCTGACTCGACGGGATTTGGTTTATTGAACCCGGATTGGTTTCTCGATTGTTACAAAGCCGTCGAGGGACTCGATCCTGGAACCACATTTCGTGACGACATGGCCGAGCTGCCCTCGTTACGCCGGGCTGAAGAAGCATTGCGTCGCGCTATCTCTTTTCTCATTGACGATGTAGGCATCCCGCACGTCAAGATGTTGCCGTACAAACTTCCTCTTCTGATTCTTGCTCGTTTCTTTGCCATCCACGCCGATCCCGAACCACGAGCCCGACGTCAGCTTTCATGGTGGGTTTGGCGTGGAGCACTCGGCGGTCAGCACGCCGAAGCGAATCACGCACGGTTGCGCGAGTTGCTCGCTACCATTGGGGCGGCCCCCTATACTTCCATTGAACGTCTGTTGGCAACCACGCCACAGCGCCAATTCATGGGCGACTTTGTCGTGCAGCTCATGGATTTTTGTGAAAAATGCAATTGGGATGGACGAGCGGCCAGGTCGAGACTATTTGCACTCGCGCTGTACCATTTTCGGCCTTGCGACCCGCTTACGGGCGAGCCTCTCAGTCAATCGGCTTTGCAAGACTTCTTGAATGAACACGAGCTCGGGAAACTCATCATTGATGTCAGTGGCAGTCAACACGGCGTGCTTGCGCTGCACGTTGCGCTGGTAACGAAACGGCATGTAAAATACCTCGCTGACGCTAGCGTTGAAGTTCGCAAGAGTCATGTTCTCGACGACATGGCGGTCGATGCATTGCGACGTCGCGATTGGAAGGAGTTCACTCAATACCGCTCGCAAGAGTTGTCGTCGCGCATGGCCCAATTTTTCAATCTCAAGGTCGGTTCGTTCGATAATACGAGGCCATCCGTGGCCGCGATCGTGCGCCACGTCGACATATTGGCGAAGTCCGCATGA
- a CDS encoding HipA N-terminal domain-containing protein: protein MGKNARRHLGTARRRRIPFPFDENWLEVPNRPVLGQIFEDRIPDDIVTSGLPCWFAHLLPQGPLLRMIAREAGVEPEDDFEILRHIGEDLPGAVILMPGTNRPHRQRKPLVQTTPSGDGRLRFSALAGAQLKLSVHEGERGIVIPVEGGAGNGLPSFTIRNSMSYLHRICNNGLGQECRH, encoded by the coding sequence ATTGGGAAAAACGCGCGTCGGCATCTTGGAACGGCTCGAAGACGAAGAATACCATTTCCATTCGATGAAAATTGGCTCGAAGTGCCCAATCGCCCTGTTCTGGGCCAAATCTTCGAGGATCGCATTCCTGACGATATCGTCACGTCTGGCCTTCCATGTTGGTTTGCCCATCTGCTACCGCAAGGGCCACTCTTACGCATGATTGCGCGTGAGGCGGGGGTCGAGCCCGAGGACGACTTCGAAATTCTGCGGCACATCGGCGAAGATCTACCCGGCGCGGTCATTCTGATGCCGGGAACGAATCGACCCCATCGACAAAGAAAACCATTGGTCCAAACCACGCCATCTGGAGACGGCCGATTGCGCTTTTCTGCACTTGCCGGGGCCCAGTTGAAGCTCTCCGTGCATGAAGGTGAGCGAGGAATCGTCATTCCTGTCGAAGGCGGAGCTGGAAATGGATTGCCAAGTTTCACAATCCGGAATTCGATGAGTTACCTGCATCGAATATGCAACAATGGCTTGGGCCAAGAATGTCGGCATTGA
- a CDS encoding HipA domain-containing protein, whose amino-acid sequence MAWAKNVGIDVPPIRLGNVTEFLDLPAGIPTGDGTVFLIQRFDRRLNDERIHMEDFGQILDRPPGHGPDGQYSMRYEHIAALSKLCGADVRKLCERIVFCVLAGNGDAHLKNWSLIYPDRRNPRLSPAYDLVSTVLYSKLDDCLALDIGQSRRYEDVDAESFNLFARAVDGSQDEIKRWAIHYAYAVRASWQEHAADFGYTTGEREKISKHLARVPLGR is encoded by the coding sequence ATGGCTTGGGCCAAGAATGTCGGCATTGACGTTCCGCCCATCCGTCTCGGGAACGTCACCGAATTTCTCGATCTGCCTGCAGGCATTCCCACGGGAGACGGAACGGTCTTCCTCATCCAACGGTTTGATCGCCGCCTCAATGACGAACGTATTCATATGGAGGACTTTGGTCAGATTTTGGATCGGCCGCCCGGCCACGGTCCCGACGGCCAATATTCCATGCGATACGAGCACATCGCGGCGCTGTCGAAACTATGCGGTGCCGATGTGCGCAAACTCTGTGAGAGAATCGTCTTCTGCGTCCTCGCAGGGAATGGGGACGCGCACCTGAAAAACTGGAGTCTCATCTATCCTGATCGACGCAACCCACGTTTATCACCAGCGTACGATCTGGTCTCGACGGTACTTTATTCCAAACTCGACGATTGTCTTGCGTTGGATATCGGCCAATCGCGACGGTACGAAGACGTTGATGCGGAGTCATTCAACCTCTTTGCACGCGCAGTCGATGGTTCTCAGGACGAAATCAAGCGATGGGCAATTCATTACGCGTACGCCGTGCGGGCTTCCTGGCAGGAACATGCAGCCGACTTCGGGTATACCACAGGCGAGCGTGAAAAGATCTCCAAACACCTTGCACGCGTTCCTCTCGGACGATAA
- a CDS encoding amidophosphoribosyltransferase — protein MCGVFGIYGHPEAANITYLGLHALQHRGQESAGIVASDGNRLTAHRAMGLVQASFSPPDLSNLKGDRAIGHVRYSTAGGSHIRNAQPLAVDYAHGSIAVAHNGNLTNHEILRERLEDRGSIFQSASDTEVIVHLIASSSADTTESRIAEALAQVEGAYSILFLSAHEMIAVRDPMGFRPLCVGRLEHAGGVATVVASEPTSFDLIGATYVRDVAPGEVLVVGPNGTRSVFPFERKPRKLCIFEHVYFARPDSRIEGANVYDVRKALGRRLAEEQPIPDAHDTSDVVVIPVPDSGLPAAIGFAQQAGVAFDMGLIRSHYVGRTFIEPQQSIRHFGVRLKLSPNRAVIKDKRVVIVDDSIVRGTTSRKIVKMVRDAGAREVHLRISSPPTRWPCYYGIDTPTRAELIAATHSIDEICKYVTADSLGYLSIEGLVSSVRGIEQAAQADADVPQGSYCLACFSGAYPIPFVTGQKSRHLRVVPG, from the coding sequence ATGTGCGGCGTGTTCGGCATCTACGGCCATCCCGAGGCAGCAAACATCACCTACCTCGGCCTGCATGCACTGCAGCATCGAGGTCAAGAATCGGCAGGCATCGTCGCCAGTGACGGCAATCGCCTCACCGCGCACCGAGCGATGGGCCTCGTGCAGGCCAGCTTCTCCCCACCGGATTTGTCGAACCTGAAAGGCGACCGCGCGATCGGGCACGTCCGCTATTCCACGGCTGGCGGTTCGCACATCCGCAACGCGCAGCCGCTCGCCGTCGACTACGCGCACGGCTCGATCGCCGTCGCGCACAACGGCAACCTCACCAACCACGAGATCCTCCGCGAACGCCTCGAAGACCGCGGGTCGATCTTTCAAAGCGCCAGCGACACCGAAGTCATCGTCCACCTCATCGCCTCGAGCTCCGCGGACACCACGGAAAGCCGTATCGCCGAAGCGCTCGCGCAAGTCGAAGGTGCCTACTCGATCCTGTTTCTGAGCGCGCACGAGATGATCGCCGTCCGCGATCCCATGGGCTTTCGCCCGCTCTGCGTCGGCCGCTTGGAACACGCCGGCGGCGTCGCCACGGTCGTCGCCAGCGAGCCCACCTCGTTCGACCTCATCGGTGCAACCTACGTCCGCGACGTCGCCCCCGGCGAAGTCCTCGTGGTTGGTCCAAATGGAACCCGTTCGGTTTTTCCTTTCGAACGCAAGCCCCGCAAGCTGTGCATCTTCGAGCATGTCTACTTCGCGCGTCCCGACTCGCGCATCGAAGGCGCAAACGTGTACGACGTACGCAAAGCGCTCGGACGCAGGCTCGCCGAAGAGCAGCCCATCCCGGACGCGCACGACACGAGTGACGTCGTCGTCATTCCGGTCCCCGATTCGGGTTTGCCCGCGGCCATCGGCTTCGCTCAACAGGCAGGCGTCGCCTTCGACATGGGCCTCATCCGCAGCCACTACGTAGGCCGAACGTTCATCGAGCCTCAGCAGTCGATCCGGCACTTCGGCGTACGCCTCAAGCTCTCGCCGAACCGCGCCGTCATCAAAGACAAGCGCGTCGTCATCGTCGACGACTCGATCGTGCGTGGAACGACGAGCCGCAAGATCGTCAAGATGGTCCGCGATGCCGGCGCCCGCGAAGTGCACCTACGCATCTCCAGTCCCCCCACGCGATGGCCTTGTTATTACGGCATCGACACGCCGACACGTGCCGAGCTCATCGCGGCCACGCACAGCATCGACGAGATCTGCAAGTACGTCACGGCCGATTCACTCGGGTATCTTTCCATCGAGGGCCTCGTTTCCTCCGTGCGAGGCATCGAACAGGCCGCGCAAGCCGATGCCGACGTCCCTCAAGGCAGCTATTGCCTTGCGTGCTTCAGCGGGGCGTACCCAATTCCGTTCGTGACGGGCCAGAAGTCGCGGCATTTGCGGGTCGTTCCGGGATGA
- a CDS encoding energy transducer TonB — translation MFALGNRAARTGTIIGLALALATHGYASGRAMTALFDMQRAIREMRQGLHDFFWTEYDVEVPPEQKVEDKKEEPPPEPEPEPEPAPKIDKPAPKEEDPYEDKTPPPPPSQAAKVLTAKEDPDEPVDMTGQGFVTGDGTGPGFGMVSAEGTGKAPTYNKGANLDGKEGGTGTKMPPPPPAPDLSKPPSLMGSTSWDCPFPPEADAEQIDQAVASVIVTVRPDGTVQSVKVVEDPGYGFGRAARLCALARRFKAGLDKTGQPTTSVTPPIRVRFTR, via the coding sequence ATCTTCGCGCTCGGAAACCGCGCCGCGAGGACCGGAACGATCATCGGCCTGGCGCTCGCGCTCGCGACGCACGGGTACGCATCCGGCCGCGCGATGACGGCACTGTTCGACATGCAGCGGGCCATTCGCGAGATGCGTCAAGGGCTGCATGACTTCTTCTGGACGGAATACGACGTCGAGGTTCCTCCGGAGCAAAAGGTCGAAGACAAGAAGGAAGAACCTCCGCCCGAGCCCGAGCCCGAACCGGAACCGGCGCCGAAAATAGACAAACCCGCGCCGAAGGAAGAGGATCCGTACGAGGACAAAACGCCGCCGCCGCCGCCGTCGCAAGCTGCGAAGGTACTGACGGCGAAGGAAGACCCGGACGAACCCGTCGACATGACCGGTCAAGGGTTTGTCACGGGCGATGGGACGGGGCCGGGCTTCGGCATGGTGAGCGCCGAAGGCACGGGGAAAGCGCCGACGTACAACAAAGGCGCGAACCTCGATGGCAAAGAAGGCGGCACGGGCACCAAAATGCCGCCGCCGCCTCCTGCGCCGGATTTGTCGAAACCTCCGTCGCTCATGGGCAGCACGTCGTGGGATTGCCCGTTTCCTCCCGAAGCGGATGCCGAGCAAATCGATCAAGCCGTCGCGTCGGTCATCGTGACAGTCCGTCCAGATGGAACGGTGCAATCGGTGAAAGTCGTCGAAGACCCAGGTTACGGGTTCGGGCGCGCGGCGCGCCTCTGTGCGCTGGCGCGAAGGTTCAAAGCGGGCCTCGACAAAACCGGGCAACCGACGACCAGCGTAACGCCTCCCATCCGCGTTCGTTTCACGCGCTGA
- a CDS encoding biopolymer transporter ExbD, with the protein MAMSSQSNDDAMVEGINVTPLVDITLVLLIIFMVTAKIIVSQAMPLDLPKAASGKEVQMVFSVELRANGDLVADGKKLPNADALLPLAKEAQAKTPDLRAVIRAESLVQHGRVMQSLDVLKRAGVSKIAFGVTPTAEGEGAPAPAPATP; encoded by the coding sequence ATGGCGATGTCGAGTCAGAGCAATGACGACGCGATGGTCGAGGGGATCAACGTCACGCCGCTCGTCGACATCACCCTCGTCTTGCTGATCATCTTCATGGTGACGGCGAAGATCATCGTGTCGCAGGCCATGCCGCTCGACCTGCCCAAGGCAGCATCCGGCAAAGAAGTGCAGATGGTGTTCAGCGTGGAGCTTCGAGCGAACGGCGATCTCGTCGCCGATGGCAAGAAGCTCCCAAATGCAGACGCCCTTTTGCCGCTCGCGAAAGAAGCGCAAGCGAAGACACCCGATCTGCGCGCCGTGATTCGTGCTGAATCCTTGGTGCAACACGGTAGAGTGATGCAGTCGCTCGACGTGCTGAAGCGAGCAGGCGTATCGAAGATCGCGTTTGGCGTGACGCCCACAGCCGAAGGCGAAGGCGCTCCCGCACCAGCACCGGCAACACCATGA
- a CDS encoding MotA/TolQ/ExbB proton channel family protein → MNLIEWLQRIMVGFGAAWVMWLMIGLSVISVAIILERAWFFWTLRDDVVVLHRDLRTALRDSVEAAMKRMEASPSAEAAVVKAGLMEADRGPKAAEEAMAGALALQRMKLERRLAYLGTLGNNAPFIGLFGTVIGVVGAFDALGKAAEKPMAQAASAAMAPQAVMSSIAEALVATAVGLAVAIPAVAFNNLFQRMIKSTLANTEALTRVLLSHLHGEEHGDHDEEEAAPAPVVKKAEAKPAAAAAATKGKKAETKKDESDSKADSNGAEAD, encoded by the coding sequence ATGAATCTCATCGAGTGGCTGCAGCGCATCATGGTTGGCTTTGGCGCGGCCTGGGTCATGTGGCTCATGATCGGGCTGTCGGTGATCAGCGTCGCGATCATCCTCGAACGCGCCTGGTTTTTCTGGACCTTGCGGGATGACGTCGTGGTTCTTCATCGGGATCTACGCACTGCCTTGCGGGACTCGGTCGAAGCGGCGATGAAGCGCATGGAGGCATCGCCGTCGGCGGAAGCAGCGGTCGTGAAGGCGGGTCTCATGGAGGCCGATCGCGGGCCGAAAGCTGCGGAAGAAGCGATGGCCGGAGCGCTCGCGCTTCAACGCATGAAGCTCGAAAGGCGCCTCGCGTACCTCGGAACGCTGGGCAACAACGCGCCGTTCATCGGTCTGTTCGGAACGGTCATCGGCGTCGTCGGTGCATTCGATGCGCTCGGCAAGGCCGCGGAAAAACCCATGGCGCAAGCCGCATCGGCCGCGATGGCGCCGCAAGCGGTCATGTCGAGCATCGCCGAAGCGCTCGTCGCAACGGCCGTCGGTCTCGCGGTCGCCATCCCGGCGGTCGCGTTCAACAACCTCTTCCAGCGCATGATCAAGTCGACGCTAGCCAACACCGAAGCGCTGACGCGCGTGCTCCTGTCGCACTTGCACGGCGAAGAGCATGGCGATCACGACGAAGAAGAGGCGGCTCCCGCGCCGGTCGTGAAGAAGGCCGAAGCGAAGCCTGCTGCGGCTGCTGCCGCAACGAAGGGCAAGAAGGCCGAAACGAAGAAGGACGAGTCGGATTCGAAAGCGGATTCGAACGGCGCGGAGGCTGACTGA